GCTCATCGTGACCATGATCCTCGCGACGCCCCTCTCGGAGTGGCTCGCGAAGAGGTTCGGCCACCGCATCGCCTGCCTCGTCGGCGCGGCCTGCCTGGCCGGCTCGCTGGCCGGCCTGTCCTGGGGCGTCGACCACGGGTACGGCGCCATCGCGGCCTGCATGGTCCTGATGACCGTCGGGCTGCGCACCGTCATGACGATCTGCGCCATCGCACTCGTCGACGCGATGCCGGGCAACCGCACGTCGATCGGCACGGCGCTCAACGACACCGCCCAGGAGGTCGGAAGCAGCATCGGCACCGCGGTGGTCGGCACCCTGATCGCCGCGCTGGTCACCACCCAGCTGCCCGCAGGCACCTGGAGCGACGCCCTGGTGGCGTCGTTCTTCCACGGCGAGCGGATCACCTACGCGGTGCTGGCGGTCATCGTCGGCCTGGTCGCGGCCGGCGGTGCACTCACCCTCACCGACTCCCGCGCCACCGAGGAGCACGCCTGAGGGCTGTCCCGTAAATGATCTCCAGGTTGGTGTGCCTGTAGTCCGTCCGGCAGTGGGCCACCTGGCTATCCGGCGAGGGCGAGGTTGTACAGACGGGCGATACCGGCAAGTTCAGTCGAGCTGCCCATGGACAGCCCACACCATGGCAGTTACGGGACAACCCTTACGAGCTCGTGCACGATAAGAATCGCTGCAGGTCAGCGGCCTGCACCGGTTCGGCGTCCGAACCGTTGACCTGTGCGGATGTGGCAGCCGCTCCTATCGTGCACGAGGTCGTTAGGGTGGCGCTTGAGGCGATTGATCCCGCACTCGACCGCATGGCGCTCGCGGTAGTCGGTCGTGCCGAACGTCGGCGGGCGGCCGCCGCGGGAGCCGAGGTTCTCGCGGTTGCGGATCCGATCCGAAGGGACCGGGATCGTCGCCTTGATGCTGTGCCTGCGTAGGAAGGCTCAATTCTTACGGGAGTCGTGGCTTTGTCGGCACGGACCCGGTCCGGTCGTTTGCGTGGCCGACCTGGTCCGAGCCGGGGCACACGAATCGCCTCCAGGACCGGCTCGAACTGCGGGGAGTCACCCCGCTGACCAGTCGTGATCACAAAGGACAGCGGCTTTTGCCCCTGTTCAACTGCGCGGTGGATCTTGGTGGTCAGTCCGCCCCTGGAGCGTCCGAGCCCGTGGTCGGCCGGCTCGACGGCGATCCCTCCGGGCGGCGCCTTCTGGAGATCCCCCATGGTCGCTGCCCCAGCCGCGTGCTGGTGGGCACGGCAGACGGTGGAGTCGATGTTCACCTCCCAGGCGATCAGGCACTTCGCGTCCGCCTGCGCCTGGAGCTGGGTGACGATCCGGGCCCAGGTGCCGTCCCGCTGCCAGCGCCGGAACAGGTCATAACCTCGGTCCCACGGGCCGTACCGCTCGGGCACATCGCGCCACGGTGCACCAGTCCGGGTCCGCCACCGTATGCCGTCTATCAGCTGCCGCCGGGTCCACACCGGCGGACGGCCCGTCTTGATGCCGTGCGGCAGTAACGGCTCAAGCGGGGGCCACTGGTTGTTCGTCAGGTCACCACGATCCACAGCACGTGATCATTCACAACCAAGATCCACTTTCGCAATGGATCCCTATGCCCTCGCCCCTACGGGGTAATGTCCCGCAGGTGGAGATCGTGGAAATGACCTCGCTGGAACGTCGCCTCTGTCAGGCATTCCCTCGCGGCGAACCGATCGACCTCCGCCAGTCCCAGGACGAGAACCCCGAACAACCCAGCGCCTGGGGTCCCGAACGGACCGTCCGCGCCGAGGTCATCCGCACCCTCCTCCTCAATGGTCCGTCCGAACCCGGCGAGGTGCCCGCCCTCTACCTCACTGGTGCGCGGATCACCGGCCTCCTGAACCTTCAGCACGCAGAGATACCGCACCCCATCCGCCTGAACAACTGTCACTTCGAGCATCCGCCAGACTTCCGCGGAGCGCAGACCCGTCAGCTGGACCTCAGTGCGTCCTGCCTCCCCACCCTCATGGCCACCGCCATACGCGTCGACGACGACCTCCGGCTCACTGGCTGCTGCATTCCCGGAAGCGTGCAGTTGGGCAGCGCACAAGTCTCCGGCGGAATCTTCCTCGACCGCGCCCGCATCGGCGTCGACGGCGGGTGCGTCCTCCAGCTCAGCCATGCCTCCATTGGCAACGACATCTGGGCACCCCAACTGGTGGCCCACGGCGAGATCCGCATCGGAGCCGCCCGCATAGAAGGCGCCCTTGATCTCGAAGACGCCCACATCACTAACTCGGGAGGTGATGCCCTCAACGCCGCCCACCTGACGGTCGGAACCAGACTCAACGCGGGCGGCCTCGTGGCCGAAGGCCGCGTCAGACTCACCGCCACCAAGGTCACCGGCTGGCTCACCTTCATTGAGGCCCGGCTCCGCAACCCGGGCGGGGTCGCACTGGGCATCAGTAGCTGTGAGGCAGCAGGGTTCTCGCTCTGGGACGCGGCCCCAGTCTCAGGCCACGTCAAAATGCACTACGCCAACTTCAAGGTCATCCACGCCAAGCCCGAAGTCTGGCCCGTCACGGTACGTCTGGAGGGCCTGACATACGAGACTCTCGCCCCGCGCCTGCCGGCCGCACAACGGCTCGCCCTGCTCGAGCGGGACGAAGACGGCTTCGTGCAGCACGCCTACGAGCAACTCGCTGCCTCGTACCGCCGCGTCGGTGACGACGCCGAAGCCCGTGCAGTGCAACTCGCCAAGCAACGCCGGCACCGGACCACGCTGCCCTGGTACGGAAAACTCTGGGGCTACCTCCAGGACTCCACTGTTGGCTACGGTTTCCGCCCCATTCGTGCTGTGGCCTGGCTCCTGGCTCTTCTGCTCCTCGGCTCAGTCGCCTACGGACTGGACCATCCACCCGCGGCCGAGCGGGGCAAAGGCCCGGAGTTCAACCCGGTCATCTACGCTCTCGACCTCCTCCTGCCCATCATCGATTTCGGCCAGGAAAAGGCATTCACTCCGACCGGCCCTTACCAGTGGCTGTCGTATCTCCTGATCGCAGCAGGTTGGATCCTCGCCACAACCATTGCCGCCGGAGTGACGCGCAATCTGAACCGCCAATAGCCCGTCCTGCCTGCAAGTGAGGAGACCGTGCTGGTCGAAGTCCACAGTGATGGGCTGTGACCAGCACTTTCGCAACAGGCCCCAGGGCCCTGGACGGCGTCCAGGGCCTCAGGTGCGCTTGAAGTACTCGATCTCCCCGAGGGCGATCGGCCGTCCACCCCCCTGACCTGCCGCTTCGCGCACGACGAACTCGATGGAGACGACGTCGCTGATGCCGGTCCGTACCGTCTGCTCGCCGGGCTTGTCGGTGAGTGACCAGGCCTTCTCGTGGATCTTCCCGTCCTTCGTCCTGATGCGGAGGTCCGCCTGTGTCGGCCTGGCGCCCTTCTGGAACGCCTCGGGCTTCGTCGACACCCCGGTGTGGACCGTGACGCCGACCAGCCGGAACGGCTTCTCGAACTCGGCGGTCAGCGAGGCTCCGGCCTTCGGGGCGCCCCAGTAGGTGTTCGTCACCCCGTCCGTGGCCAGTTTCGCCGGGTGCCCGGCGGTGGCGGCGCTCGCCGTGACGCCGGTGGGGCTGATCTCCCCCGTGTCGCCGAGCTTGTCCCGTACGTCCTCGATGACATAGCGCCCGGCCGGCACGAGCAGGAAGCCCGCGATCAGGAGCCCGACGATCAGCAGGGCCAGCACGCTCCCCCGCACCAGACGCCCCGACCCTGCCCGCACCTTGCGGTCGAACGGCCACCTGGTACGCCACCAGGGCAGCGGTTCGGCCTGCTCGCCCGGGTGGAGCGGCGTCGCGCAGCGGCCGCAGAACTTGCGTCCCGGCCGGTTGAGGGCCCCGCACGACGGGCAGGGGAAGCCGTTCGTCTCCTCCTGGGCCGCCACCGGCCTGACGACGGGGCGCTGGGCGATCGGCACGCCGGGCTGTACGGCCACCACGGGCTCGGCCTCCACCGGCGGTTCCGGCCGAGCCGGTCGTACGGGGGCGGGCGCGGCCGGTCGTACGGGAGCCGGCGGGGCCGGTGGTGGTACGGGGGTCGGCGCGGGCTCGGGGTCGGGGGCCGGCTCAGGCTCGGGCGTCGCGCGGCTCGGCGGCTCCTCCGCGACCGGTGCGGGAGTGGGTGCGGCGACCGGCGTCGGGGCCGGCGCGGGGCGTGGGGACGGCACCGGGGGTGCGTCATCGCCCTCGGGCGGCCCCGTCTCCTCCGCCGGACGCGCCGGCGCATCGACCTCCGGCGCCGGGGCCGCCGTTCGGGCACGGCGCGAGGACCACCCCAGGTACGTACCGCAACTTCCGCAGAAGTCCTCGTCCTCCTCGTTGGCGGCTCCGCACGCCGGGCACGAGCGCGTCACGTCAGTCTCCTGTCTCGTCCGGTGCGCCTGGGAGGATCTCCACCCGGCAGGTGAGGTGAGCGGGGCACGATGCCTGGACGACGGCCAGGAAGCGGGCCGCGTCCACCGGCCGTCCCGCCGATGCCCGGACCCGTACCAGCAGTTCGCCGGTCGGGGCGGGAGGGAGTTGTCCCCCGGGCTCCGACGACCAAGCGGCGCCGCCGCCGTCATGGATGACGGCCTCCACGCCGAAGCAGAGCCGGAGGTGTTCGGTGAGGCCGCGGCGGGTGCCGCGCCACCGGTGGAGCTCCACGGCGCGGGCGACGGCGGCCCGGCGCAGTTCCACCGGCCAGGCGGGGTCGATGTCGGCGCCGACCCAGGACGACAGCCAGGGCAGGAAGTCGTCCGGGGTGAGCGCCGGGTCGAAGTAGGCCGGGAGGTTGTCCAGGGTGGACAGGACGGGTGCCAGGACGGTGTCCAGGCCCGCCGTGAAGCGCTGGGCGAGGTCGTCGTCCGCGTACAGCGCGGGCAGCAGCCCGCCGATCGGGTAGCGGCTGGGGAGCCCGGGGACCGCGGCCCTGGTCATGGGCGCTCACCGGCCCCGGCCGCGGTGACGACGACCTGGTGCTGGTGGGAGAAGACGAGGGCGTTCGCGGCGACGTCGATCCGTTCGGCGGCCGCTCCCCGTCGTCCTGTGAGCGGGTCGGCGGGGAACAGCCGTACCTCGTCCACCAGCCGGACTCCGCGCACGCTCTGGAGTACGGCGAAGATCTCCCCGTACTGCACGGGCCTGCCGAAGGGCCAGCCGGTGCGGTCCGCGCCGCCCCGCAGCGGGTCGATGTGGCGGAACAGCGCGTCGAGCGCCTCGGCGCGGACGCGGTCCACGTCGCCGTCGGCCGCCACCAGTTCGGCGACGACGGTGACGCCCTGGTAGGCGGGCGGTTCGACGATCAGCCGGGTGCCGACCAGCCTCCGTTCGTCGAGCCGTTCGGCGACCGCCGCCAGCACCGAGTCCGGCGGGATCAGCTGCTCGAACCGCAGCCGGCCGCCTTCGTCGGGGACCGCGTCGGGCACCACGAGAACGCGCACCGCACCGGCCTCGCCCGCGACGGCGGGCAGGCAGCGGACCCGGTGCAGCGAGGGTGCCGCCTCGCGGGCGATGACCTCGTAGTCCTCGGCCGTGACCGCCCGTTCCTGGACGCGGAGGATGTTCGGCGCGCGCACCTTGGCGTTCTCGACGCTCTCGCCGTCGACCCCGCCGCGGGCCGCCTCGCGGTTGTCGACGCCGGCGACGTACGGCACCGAGCTGCGCAGCACCCGGATGGCGCCCCGGGCCACGTTCCCGGCGGCGCCGCCGCCCGTCCGGTAGCGCGGGATGCGGAGCTGGGCGCCCTTCGGGGGCACCGCCCCGTACACGCGCATCGTGCCGTCCGCCTCGCGGACCTCCGGCGGGAAGGCGAACCGGCCGTTGACGGCGTCGATCCGCACGTGGCGGTCGCCCGGTGAGGAGGCGCCGAAGTGCTCGACCGGTGTCCAGACCTGCCAGCCCTCGGCGGAGGACACCTGGACGACCGGCGGGTCCCCGTCCAGCAGGAGCGGCACCCTGCGTACGGAGAACGTCTGGCCGGCGACGCCTTCGGAGGTGCCGAGCGGTACGTCGAGGACGGTCTCCGCGTGTTCGACGCCGGTGGTGCCGCCGACGGTGAACACCTCGGCCTCCCGGATCGTCGGCGACTCCGAGTAGAAGGGCTGTCCCGGTTCGGGCGGGGTGACCCGGCAGCGCAGCCATCCGGCCCGGACTCCGGCCGTCACCGATGCCGTGTGCCCGGCGGGGACGAACACGGTCACCTCACCGGGCTTGTTGAGCCCGCCGGTGCTGTCGGTCCCCGTCAGGCAGGGCACCCAGCGGGCGCCGTCCCACGCCTCCCACACCAGCGGCGGCTGCCGGGGGTCGACACCCACGCCCTCGACGCGGCTGTCGAGGCGTATGGCGACGATGCACCGGGGTACGGCGGTGGGCAGCCCGAACAGCAGGGCGTCGCCCGGCTCCGGGCGGGACTGGAAGCAGGGGATGTCCTTGCCCGCGCCGAGCGGTGCGGTGCGGTCGGTCTGGTCGCCGGAGGCGGGGGCGGTGACCAGCCTGATCAGTGAACTCGGCACGATCGCCAGGTCATCGGCGGTCGAGAAGACCACGGCCTCCTCGGTCTCACCGCGGGCGGTGGCGACCTCCGTACCGGCCGGGAGCCGCACCAGGTCCGGCTGGGGGGCGGACAGCCAGAAGTCGACGTCGGCGCGGGCGACCGTCGGCGGGAACAGCTGCACGCCGAGCAGGTCGAGGAAGGCGGAGTAGTTCCGGTCGGGCACCCGGTTGAGCCGGTACAGCAGCTGGTCGACCATGTACGCGAACGTCTCGATGAGCGTGACCCCGGGGTCCGACACGTTGTGGTCGGTCCACTCGGGAGAGCGCTGCTGGACGTACCGCTTGGCCTCGTCGACGAGCTGCTGGAAGCGCCGGTCGTCCAGGTTGGGGGAAGGCAGGGACATCAGGCCGCACCCGCTTCTTCGGAACTCGCCTCGGGACTACCGGAGTTCGGGATGGTGTAGAAGGGGAAGACGAGGTTGCGCAGGTCGTTGGTGGACCGCACGGTGTAGTGCACGTCGATGTAGAGGGTTCCCTCGTCGACGGTGTCGAAAGCGATCACCACGTCCCTCACCTCGATGCGGGGCTCCCAGCGCTCCAGCGACGTACGCACCTCGTGGGCTATGCGCCCGGCCGTGGCACCGTCACCCGGCGCGAAGACGTAGTCGTGGATGCCGCAGCCGAACTCGGGCCGCATCGGCCGCTCCCCCGGTGCGGTGCCGAGCACCAGACCGATGGCCTCCTCGATCTCCTGGTCCCGCTCGACCATGCCGATGCCGCCCGTGGCGCCGACCCGCAGCGGGAAGCCCCAGCCGCGGCCGATGAATCCGGACCCGCTCATACCGGGCCTCCGATCAGGACGTTCGGCGCACCCATGATGATCTTGGCGCCGCAGCTGGTGGTGTCGCCCATGCGGGCGGCCGGCAGTCCGCCGATCAGGACCGCACCACCGGCCAGGGCGGCCGGGTTCGGCATGACGACGTTGCCCGGCCCGAGCAGGGCGTGCGGCGGGATGGCACACACGTGCAGGCTGCCGGTGACGGCGGCCGGCTTGCCGCCGATCAGCACGGTGACGACAGCCACCGCACCCGGTGGCGGGGTGCCGATGACGCCGCCGTGGACGGTGGGGTCGCCCGAGCGGGCTGCGGGGGGCATGGCTGCTGTTCTCCTTGCTGGGCCGGGGAGTTGTGTCGGGGAGTTGTGTCGGGGAGTTGTGTCGATGAGGGGTTCGGGTGTCAGTTGATCCGGATGAGCCTGGCCTTGAGCACGGCGAGCAGTCCGCCGTCCACGGTTACCCCGGTCTTGCCGTTGATGGTCACCGAGGCCCCCTTCACGTTCACGTTCCCCGTACCGGCGTCGAGCGTGATCCCGGACCGGCCCAGGGAGAGGGAGCTCAGCACCCGGGAGGTGCCGCGGGCGAACACCTTCAGCGCGATCTCCCCCTTCCGCTCGTCCAGGGTGACCTCCAGCTGCTTGTCACCGGTGGCCAGCCGCACTCCGGACGGGCCGCGCGGGGCGTCGAGCAGTTCGATCCGGTTGCCCGAACGGGACACCAGGGAGCGGCGGTTGACCTTGCCGCTGGTCGCATCGACGAGCGGGACGTCATGGGGCGAGGGCTTGTCGACGCCGTTGTAGAGGCCGCCCAGCACATAGGGGCTGTCCAGCAGGCCCTGCTCGAAGCCGACCAGTACCTCGTCGTTGACCTCGGGGCTGAACACCCCGCCGCCGCCCTGGCCGCCCCACTGCACCGTACGGACCCAGTCGGACACATAGGTGTCGTCGAGCCAGGGGAACTTCAGCTTGACCGAGCCGCGTTCGCCCTTGCCCTTGCCCTCGCGGATGTCGGTGACCACGCCGATCGCGAGGCCCGGGATGCGGGGGCCGCGCGGGGGCGCGTCGCCGCCGCCCGTGAGCCCGGTCAGGGAGCGGTCGGGGGCGGCGCTGACCAGCACGGTCGTGCGGTATCCGCCGTGCGGGTCGAGGACGTGGTGGGCCGCCGTCGCCGTGTAGCGGCCGGCGAACGCCGGTCCGACGTTGCCGAGGGCGACGGGTTCACCGGCCCGCAGCCGGGGGTTGCCCTCGGCGACCGCCTCGATCTCCCCGAAGCCGGAGCTGACCCGTGCGGCCACCGCCCCGGCGACCGAACCGGCCTCGGCCTGGGTCCGGTACGGGGTGTCGGCGACCGTCATCCTGGCCTTCGGGCCGAACGCCCCGGCCGCGACGGACGGGCTCATCCCGGGGACCACCGTGGTGGAGCGGACGGACGGCTCGCGTGCCACGAGACGGGTCTTGGTCTCCACGTCCCAGCCGCGCACCTCGACGCTGTCCGCCCCGTCCGCGCCGGTCAGCACGGCACGCAGGGCCAGCAGATTGCGTCCGTACTCCAGCACCATCGGATGACGGGTGGCGGAGGTCGAGGGAGAGGGCGCCGAGGCCGCCGGCTTCGGCTTCACGAACTGCAACAGCCCCTTCTCGTCCACCCGCACGTGTGCGCCGCTCTCGCCCGCGAGGTACTGGAGGAAGTCCCAGTCCGAGACGTTGGGCTGGGTGAGCTGCTTGTACATGACGGGCGCCGCCTCGACCTTCCCGCAGGTGAGTCCGGCACCGGCGGCGACCTTGCGGACGATGTCGGCGGCCTTCATGTTGCGGAACGCCACCACTTTCCGCCCGCGCTGGAGCCGGTGGGCCTTGGAGAAGGCGCGGACGACGGTGAAGGAGCCGGTGGTGTCGCTGTCGAGTTCGAGCGCGGTGACCTCACCGGTGAACAGCCGCTCGCGGGCCCGCTCCTGGACCGTGACCACCGAGATCTTCAACGGTGTGCCGATGGTGATCCCGGTGGCGGTGAGCAGCGTGTGGTACGGATCCCGGTACGTCAGCACGGCGGTGTCCGGCAGGCCGACGTTCTCGTCGACCGCGCAGCTCACCAGCTGGGCGGCCCAGGCCTGGGGGAGTTCGGCGGGCGCCTCGACGATCGGGTCGGCGGCGAAGGAACGGGCGGGTGCGGTCACCGGGTGCCCTCCGGGGCGTGGTCTTCGAGGCCGGGCACGAGGAGTTCGGTACCGGGGGCCAGTTGCATGGGGTCGTCGATGTCGTTGGCCTCGGCGATCGTGCGCCACGCGGTGGCGTCACCGTATTCGCGCCAGGCGAGCAGCGGCAGGCTGTCACCGGCCACGACCCGGTGGGTACGGCGTGCCTCCCGCGAGCCGGACGTGGGGTTCTGTCCGGCCGGGTCGACGCTCGCCTCCTCGATCGAGAGGGAGCAGGTGGCGCGCAGCGGCTTCCCGTCGACGTCGAACAGCGTGTACGAGACGGAGAGGCTGGACAGCACCCCGTCGAATGACGTCGTCTTCGACGTTCCCCAGTCGAAGCGCACCCAGGGGCTCGACGGCTTCTTGCGGCCGAGGCTGCTCGGGGTGGGTACACAGGCCGTCATCAGCTGCTCGACGGCTTTCTCCACCGAGTTGTCGTGGGTGGCGGTGGCGTCCAGGAAGACGTCGAGGGACAGCGACCGGGGCCCGCTGCCCACGAATTCGGGCAGCGCGGAGGCGCCGGCCGTCCGGGAGGGCGTACGCCGCCACTCGGTGCTCTTGGACAGGGAGAGCGTCGCCGGGTTGAACTGCAGCGTGAGCCGGGCGAGGGTGCCGGCCGGTTTGGCGCCCACGTCCGACGGCGGCTCCATGATGGTCAGCTGGGCACGGGCACGGCTCGTGCGGGCGGCTGATGGCATGGTGTCCCTCCTTCCTGCTCGTCTGTCTCCTGGGCTCGGGCGCGGGTGGACGGGCGGTCCATCAGGACGGCACCAGGCCCTCGTGCGCGATCTCCAGGGTCTCGATCGCCGCCTCGGAGCTGGACGGGTCGAAGGAGGGTCCCTGCCAGCGCACCGGGACGATGCCCTGGACCTGCCAGCTGATGATCCGGCTGAGGTCCGGACGGAGTGCGACGATCTCGCCGTCCTTGCGTTCCACCCGCTGCGTCGTCTCGTTCAGCCAGCGCGCGATCTTCAGCGTGTCGGCGGTGACGGGGCGGGTCAGCGTGATGTTGGTCCAGGTGATCCGCCCCGGCAGCTGCCAGGTGAAGCCGTTGTTGCCGCCCTCGGCGTACTGCTCCAACTCCACCTCGGCGCCCAGCCCCGAGCAGGTGTGGAAGGCCCCGAGGTCGCTTCCTCCGATGGCGAGTTTGAAGAACACGCTCGTCGCGAAGATGTTGTCCGTCATGTGCTTCTCGTCTTCTCTGCTGTCCGTGGGGTGGCGCGTCTTCTTCTCTGCTGTCTGCGGGTGGCCTGGCGGGCGGGGTGCCGGCTTCAGCGGCGGCCGTCGTGCGGCCGTCCGGAGCGTTCCCGGCCTCTGCGCAGGTCCGCCCGGATGAGCCTGCTGACCGGGTCGAGCAGCCGGCGGGCGAGGTCCTCGATGTCCACGCCACCGGCCCCCTCGTTCGTTCGCGGCGCACCGGCGGCGGCCGGTGCCGCTTCGGCGGGGGTACGGGAGGGCTTCGGCTGGACCACCCGCACGGGGACTCCGGCGAGCCCCGCTTCGGCCACCGCACGCTGGACCGCCTGGGCCCGTGCGTCCGGGGCGCGGTGGCCGGGGGCGGGGCTCCGGGGCACGGGTGCGGGACCTCCCTGGGCTCCGCCGGGCCGGACCGGTGCGGGGCGTGACACGCGCACGGCGAGGTCCTGCGGTGCGCCGGACGGGGCGTCGGTGGCCGGCGCCGGGCCGGTGGCGGGTGCGCCGGTCTCGGGCGCCACCGGCATCTGGAGGCGCTGCACGGGCACGGCGACGCCCCCGGGCCGGGCGGACCCGGGCGGGTGCGGGCGCACCACCGGGACGGGCGGGGCGGGCGTGGCGGGCGTGCGCGTGGCAGATGGGGCGGACGGTGCGGGCATGACGGACTGCTGTGCGGGCGAAGGCAGTTCAGGGGTACGCGCGCCGGGTTGACCGGGTCGTTCCCGTCCGGGCAGGGGCGGCCCGGACGGGGTGGCGCCGCGTGCCGAGCGCTGGACCAGCCGCGTGAGGGAGCGTGCGGCGGGCCCTCCGGTGTTCCCGGCCTTCGCACCTTCTCCCGGTACGTCTCCTTGCGGGGCAGCACGGCGGGCGGGGGACCCGGCCACCTGCGCTCGGACTCCCGTGGAGGGTGCGCCGGACGGCGAGGAGCCGGGCACGGACCGCTGGACGGTGGCGGGGTGGGCCGGGGCGGCCTGCCGACTTTCCGGCCGGGCGCCGCCACCGGCCGGGGGCTGCCCGTCGGAGACCTGCGGCCGGGCATCCCGCCGCCAGGTCGCCGCCACGACGGGCCGTGTGGTGGTGGCCGATACCGGCGCCGTGAAGCCCTCGGCCGCTCCGGTACGCACGGTCAGCGTCCGCCCGGCGAGCAGGGCGCGCGACCGCTGGACCGCCACCTTCCCTGATTCACCGACCGGCCCCGGTGCCTGCCCCTGGGGGCCGCGCGAGGTGATCCGCCGGACGCGTACGGGGGCGGGCGGAGTGGCCGGGGCCGTGGAGGAGGGCGGGGTGACGGTGGTCGTGGAGGAGGGCGGGGTGACGGTGGTCGTGGACGTGCGGGTGGGGTCCGCGGCGCGTTGGACGGCTGCCGGCTGCGCGGAGGGCGATGCGGGTCCGGCGCCCGGGTGGG
This genomic interval from Streptomyces sp. NBC_00464 contains the following:
- a CDS encoding phage tail protein — translated: MTRAAVPGLPSRYPIGGLLPALYADDDLAQRFTAGLDTVLAPVLSTLDNLPAYFDPALTPDDFLPWLSSWVGADIDPAWPVELRRAAVARAVELHRWRGTRRGLTEHLRLCFGVEAVIHDGGGAAWSSEPGGQLPPAPTGELLVRVRASAGRPVDAARFLAVVQASCPAHLTCRVEILPGAPDETGD
- a CDS encoding putative baseplate assembly protein, with amino-acid sequence MSLPSPNLDDRRFQQLVDEAKRYVQQRSPEWTDHNVSDPGVTLIETFAYMVDQLLYRLNRVPDRNYSAFLDLLGVQLFPPTVARADVDFWLSAPQPDLVRLPAGTEVATARGETEEAVVFSTADDLAIVPSSLIRLVTAPASGDQTDRTAPLGAGKDIPCFQSRPEPGDALLFGLPTAVPRCIVAIRLDSRVEGVGVDPRQPPLVWEAWDGARWVPCLTGTDSTGGLNKPGEVTVFVPAGHTASVTAGVRAGWLRCRVTPPEPGQPFYSESPTIREAEVFTVGGTTGVEHAETVLDVPLGTSEGVAGQTFSVRRVPLLLDGDPPVVQVSSAEGWQVWTPVEHFGASSPGDRHVRIDAVNGRFAFPPEVREADGTMRVYGAVPPKGAQLRIPRYRTGGGAAGNVARGAIRVLRSSVPYVAGVDNREAARGGVDGESVENAKVRAPNILRVQERAVTAEDYEVIAREAAPSLHRVRCLPAVAGEAGAVRVLVVPDAVPDEGGRLRFEQLIPPDSVLAAVAERLDERRLVGTRLIVEPPAYQGVTVVAELVAADGDVDRVRAEALDALFRHIDPLRGGADRTGWPFGRPVQYGEIFAVLQSVRGVRLVDEVRLFPADPLTGRRGAAAERIDVAANALVFSHQHQVVVTAAGAGERP
- a CDS encoding NADase-type glycan-binding domain-containing protein; translated protein: MTRSCPACGAANEEDEDFCGSCGTYLGWSSRRARTAAPAPEVDAPARPAEETGPPEGDDAPPVPSPRPAPAPTPVAAPTPAPVAEEPPSRATPEPEPAPDPEPAPTPVPPPAPPAPVRPAAPAPVRPARPEPPVEAEPVVAVQPGVPIAQRPVVRPVAAQEETNGFPCPSCGALNRPGRKFCGRCATPLHPGEQAEPLPWWRTRWPFDRKVRAGSGRLVRGSVLALLIVGLLIAGFLLVPAGRYVIEDVRDKLGDTGEISPTGVTASAATAGHPAKLATDGVTNTYWGAPKAGASLTAEFEKPFRLVGVTVHTGVSTKPEAFQKGARPTQADLRIRTKDGKIHEKAWSLTDKPGEQTVRTGISDVVSIEFVVREAAGQGGGRPIALGEIEYFKRT
- a CDS encoding VgrG-related protein codes for the protein MTAPARSFAADPIVEAPAELPQAWAAQLVSCAVDENVGLPDTAVLTYRDPYHTLLTATGITIGTPLKISVVTVQERARERLFTGEVTALELDSDTTGSFTVVRAFSKAHRLQRGRKVVAFRNMKAADIVRKVAAGAGLTCGKVEAAPVMYKQLTQPNVSDWDFLQYLAGESGAHVRVDEKGLLQFVKPKPAASAPSPSTSATRHPMVLEYGRNLLALRAVLTGADGADSVEVRGWDVETKTRLVAREPSVRSTTVVPGMSPSVAAGAFGPKARMTVADTPYRTQAEAGSVAGAVAARVSSGFGEIEAVAEGNPRLRAGEPVALGNVGPAFAGRYTATAAHHVLDPHGGYRTTVLVSAAPDRSLTGLTGGGDAPPRGPRIPGLAIGVVTDIREGKGKGERGSVKLKFPWLDDTYVSDWVRTVQWGGQGGGGVFSPEVNDEVLVGFEQGLLDSPYVLGGLYNGVDKPSPHDVPLVDATSGKVNRRSLVSRSGNRIELLDAPRGPSGVRLATGDKQLEVTLDERKGEIALKVFARGTSRVLSSLSLGRSGITLDAGTGNVNVKGASVTINGKTGVTVDGGLLAVLKARLIRIN
- a CDS encoding membrane-associated oxidoreductase, with the translated sequence MEIVEMTSLERRLCQAFPRGEPIDLRQSQDENPEQPSAWGPERTVRAEVIRTLLLNGPSEPGEVPALYLTGARITGLLNLQHAEIPHPIRLNNCHFEHPPDFRGAQTRQLDLSASCLPTLMATAIRVDDDLRLTGCCIPGSVQLGSAQVSGGIFLDRARIGVDGGCVLQLSHASIGNDIWAPQLVAHGEIRIGAARIEGALDLEDAHITNSGGDALNAAHLTVGTRLNAGGLVAEGRVRLTATKVTGWLTFIEARLRNPGGVALGISSCEAAGFSLWDAAPVSGHVKMHYANFKVIHAKPEVWPVTVRLEGLTYETLAPRLPAAQRLALLERDEDGFVQHAYEQLAASYRRVGDDAEARAVQLAKQRRHRTTLPWYGKLWGYLQDSTVGYGFRPIRAVAWLLALLLLGSVAYGLDHPPAAERGKGPEFNPVIYALDLLLPIIDFGQEKAFTPTGPYQWLSYLLIAAGWILATTIAAGVTRNLNRQ
- a CDS encoding PAAR domain-containing protein, with amino-acid sequence MPPAARSGDPTVHGGVIGTPPPGAVAVVTVLIGGKPAAVTGSLHVCAIPPHALLGPGNVVMPNPAALAGGAVLIGGLPAARMGDTTSCGAKIIMGAPNVLIGGPV
- a CDS encoding IS5 family transposase; this encodes MDRGDLTNNQWPPLEPLLPHGIKTGRPPVWTRRQLIDGIRWRTRTGAPWRDVPERYGPWDRGYDLFRRWQRDGTWARIVTQLQAQADAKCLIAWEVNIDSTVCRAHQHAAGAATMGDLQKAPPGGIAVEPADHGLGRSRGGLTTKIHRAVEQGQKPLSFVITTGQRGDSPQFEPVLEAIRVPRLGPGRPRKRPDRVRADKATTPVRIEPSYAGTASRRRSRSLRIGSATARTSAPAAAARRRSARPTTASAMRSSAGSIASSATLTTSCTIGAAATSAQVNGSDAEPVQAADLQRFLSCTSS
- a CDS encoding GPW/gp25 family protein, whose product is MSGSGFIGRGWGFPLRVGATGGIGMVERDQEIEEAIGLVLGTAPGERPMRPEFGCGIHDYVFAPGDGATAGRIAHEVRTSLERWEPRIEVRDVVIAFDTVDEGTLYIDVHYTVRSTNDLRNLVFPFYTIPNSGSPEASSEEAGAA
- a CDS encoding CIS tube protein, yielding MPSAARTSRARAQLTIMEPPSDVGAKPAGTLARLTLQFNPATLSLSKSTEWRRTPSRTAGASALPEFVGSGPRSLSLDVFLDATATHDNSVEKAVEQLMTACVPTPSSLGRKKPSSPWVRFDWGTSKTTSFDGVLSSLSVSYTLFDVDGKPLRATCSLSIEEASVDPAGQNPTSGSREARRTHRVVAGDSLPLLAWREYGDATAWRTIAEANDIDDPMQLAPGTELLVPGLEDHAPEGTR
- a CDS encoding phage tail protein; translated protein: MTDNIFATSVFFKLAIGGSDLGAFHTCSGLGAEVELEQYAEGGNNGFTWQLPGRITWTNITLTRPVTADTLKIARWLNETTQRVERKDGEIVALRPDLSRIISWQVQGIVPVRWQGPSFDPSSSEAAIETLEIAHEGLVPS